A DNA window from Halanaerobium saccharolyticum subsp. saccharolyticum DSM 6643 contains the following coding sequences:
- a CDS encoding L-fuculose-phosphate aldolase yields the protein MKLELERMKIMEFGKKLVDTGLTKGTGGNLSIYNPEEELMAISPTGIPYYDIRLEDIVVMDLEGNIVEGDRQPSSEYEMHKVFYEKRDDIFAVVHCHSIYSTTISILREDLPASHYMIALAGKNVRCAEYATYGSPELAVNAFEAMKDRYAVILANHGLLTGADCIENAFNTAEELEYVAETYYRARAIGEPVILDDQEMEKMQEKFKHYGQARTES from the coding sequence ATGAAATTAGAATTAGAAAGAATGAAAATTATGGAGTTTGGCAAGAAATTAGTAGATACCGGCCTGACTAAGGGGACAGGTGGTAACTTAAGTATTTATAACCCGGAAGAAGAATTAATGGCTATCAGCCCAACGGGAATCCCCTATTATGATATCAGATTAGAGGATATAGTGGTCATGGATCTTGAGGGTAATATAGTTGAAGGTGATAGACAGCCATCGAGTGAATATGAAATGCATAAAGTATTTTACGAAAAAAGAGATGATATATTTGCTGTAGTTCACTGTCATTCAATTTATTCAACTACAATCTCAATCTTAAGAGAAGATTTACCTGCCTCTCATTACATGATTGCTTTAGCAGGGAAGAATGTCCGCTGTGCTGAATATGCAACATATGGCTCTCCAGAACTGGCAGTAAACGCCTTTGAAGCTATGAAGGATAGATATGCTGTAATCCTGGCCAATCACGGCCTGCTGACTGGAGCAGACTGTATAGAAAATGCATTTAACACTGCAGAAGAATTAGAATATGTAGCAGAAACATATTATAGAGCCAGAGCAATAGGAGAACCTGTGATTTTAGATGATCAGGAAATGGAAAAAATGCAGGAAAAGTTTAAGCATTACGGACAGGCTAGAACAGAAAGTTAA
- a CDS encoding Na+/H+ antiporter NhaC family protein, with translation MLSFKQAIIPVITMALLILLSVLFWNAPIQVALFFEIMIIISLALFWGYKWKEIEDMLFSSFRNIGNVILILFLLGMMIALWIAVGTVPTMIYYGLKTISPKYFFILSFISTSMVSMAVGTAVGTASTIGLALISIAQTMGLNLPLAAGAIISGSYVGDRMSPVSSIAIITAHVSESGLMDMIYHMFKTAIIPYIITAFTFFIIGLTNFSNNNAAADLITLSEMLKNNFQISFWLLLPPILIIILAVFKIPTIINLALNILFSLGMGILFTNNSWSKLLNIMFRGIKQRTGITFIDNILARGGLTSMLELISLIIFAVLLGGLLEKLGVLNSIIRPFLHLIKEKIHLVAVTLFAGIVSATLGCNQFLGVFLPAKMLGENYDQMHLERKDLARAVGDSGLIFSPLIPWNVNALMMTAVLGVNTIDYLPFAFFPLLMPLSNLLVTHFEKD, from the coding sequence ATGTTGAGTTTTAAACAGGCAATAATTCCTGTTATTACAATGGCTCTCTTAATTTTGCTTTCAGTTTTATTCTGGAATGCACCAATTCAAGTTGCTTTGTTTTTTGAAATAATGATTATCATCAGTTTAGCCTTATTTTGGGGATACAAGTGGAAAGAGATAGAAGATATGCTCTTTTCCAGTTTTAGAAATATTGGTAACGTTATTTTAATCTTATTTTTACTTGGGATGATGATAGCTCTTTGGATTGCAGTTGGAACTGTGCCAACAATGATTTACTATGGATTAAAAACTATCAGTCCTAAATATTTTTTTATTTTATCATTTATTTCTACTTCAATGGTCTCAATGGCTGTCGGAACAGCTGTTGGAACTGCAAGTACGATTGGACTTGCTTTAATCAGCATAGCACAGACAATGGGTCTTAATCTGCCTTTGGCTGCTGGTGCAATAATTTCTGGATCTTATGTTGGAGATAGAATGTCACCAGTTTCGTCAATTGCAATTATTACAGCTCATGTTTCTGAATCTGGGTTAATGGATATGATTTACCACATGTTTAAAACTGCTATTATCCCATACATAATTACTGCCTTCACTTTTTTTATAATTGGCTTAACAAATTTTTCTAATAATAATGCAGCAGCTGATTTAATTACTTTAAGTGAAATGCTAAAAAACAACTTTCAAATTTCTTTTTGGCTGCTTTTACCACCGATTTTAATTATTATACTGGCTGTATTTAAAATTCCAACTATTATTAATTTAGCTTTAAATATTCTTTTTTCTTTAGGAATGGGAATACTTTTTACTAACAACAGTTGGTCAAAACTTCTGAATATTATGTTCAGAGGTATCAAGCAAAGAACTGGTATAACATTTATAGATAACATTCTAGCCCGTGGTGGCCTGACAAGTATGCTGGAATTAATATCTTTGATTATCTTTGCTGTACTTTTAGGTGGTCTTTTAGAAAAATTAGGTGTATTAAACAGTATAATAAGACCATTTTTGCATTTAATAAAAGAAAAAATACATTTGGTTGCTGTTACCTTATTTGCAGGCATTGTTTCAGCAACATTAGGCTGCAATCAATTTCTTGGAGTGTTTTTACCTGCCAAAATGCTCGGGGAAAATTATGATCAAATGCATTTAGAAAGAAAAGATTTGGCAAGGGCAGTTGGAGATTCAGGTTTAATATTTTCACCACTAATTCCCTGGAACGTAAATGCTTTAATGATGACCGCTGTTTTAGGTGTTAATACTATTGATTATCTACCATTTGCCTTTTTCCCATTATTAATGCCGCTATCAAATCTTTTAGTTACTCATTTTGAAAAAGATTAA
- a CDS encoding SDR family NAD(P)-dependent oxidoreductase, protein MYTIDLKDKVAVVTGGNRGIGKSIVEILLKAGAKVVVYDMQVDSVEELKKEYGEENIAGYAGSVTDSKAVEKMTTEVVEHFGSYDLLINNAGISTMDYVVDIKEEDWDKVMDVNAKGVFLVSQQAARQMLKQENRGKIINISSQAGKNGYRGMGNYVSSKHAVLGLTKTMAVELAPEQINVNAVCPGIVETEMKHRERVIGAEVRGMKPEEIEAEDNSQVPLGRTAQPEEIAKVVLFLASEMGDYLTGQAVNVTGGMTMH, encoded by the coding sequence ATGTACACAATCGATTTAAAAGATAAGGTAGCAGTTGTTACTGGGGGTAACAGAGGAATCGGAAAGAGTATTGTGGAGATATTGTTAAAAGCGGGCGCAAAAGTTGTTGTATATGATATGCAGGTAGACTCAGTTGAAGAATTAAAAAAAGAGTATGGAGAAGAAAATATTGCTGGCTATGCAGGTAGTGTAACTGACAGTAAAGCAGTAGAAAAAATGACTACTGAAGTAGTTGAACATTTTGGTAGTTATGACCTACTTATTAATAATGCTGGCATTTCGACTATGGATTATGTAGTAGATATTAAGGAAGAAGACTGGGATAAAGTCATGGATGTAAATGCTAAAGGTGTATTTTTAGTTAGTCAGCAAGCTGCAAGACAAATGTTAAAGCAGGAAAATAGAGGTAAGATAATTAATATTTCTTCTCAGGCTGGGAAAAATGGATATCGAGGAATGGGCAATTATGTATCAAGTAAGCATGCTGTTTTAGGACTTACAAAAACTATGGCAGTTGAACTTGCCCCTGAACAAATTAATGTTAATGCAGTCTGCCCAGGTATAGTAGAAACTGAAATGAAGCATCGAGAAAGAGTTATTGGAGCAGAAGTTAGAGGTATGAAACCAGAAGAAATCGAAGCAGAAGATAATTCTCAGGTGCCTTTAGGTAGAACAGCTCAACCAGAAGAGATTGCTAAAGTAGTCCTTTTCTTAGCCTCAGAGATGGGAGATTATTTAACAGGTCAGGCAGTAAATGTAACTGGTGGTATGACAATGCATTAA
- a CDS encoding cryptochrome/photolyase family protein, whose amino-acid sequence MIKNLIILPNQLFKEIETMEIENIILYEAEEYFLKYNYNKKKLLLHRASMQNFYAHLKNKNKEIRYLNYKTELKKAIKNFDSLTIFDPINKGIKDKIREITAAAEIKLTILESPNFLSSNKINKDFFKENDFFQHKYYQMQRKRLNILLNKEGKPAGGKWSFDSKNRNKFPKDIEIPKLPEFNNDYLKAAKNYIEENFNNNPGDLEKFCYPINHKEAEELLNDFIENKLENFGKYQDGFEKEIVFGFHSLISSSLNIGLLNPKQVVDKVLDFYSENEIPLASVEGFIRQIIGWREYVRALYQLESENMIKSNFFKHQRNFPPKFYQAESGIEVLDDSIIKAVNYAYSHHIERLMVLGNFFLLCELDKDQVFEWFMEMYIDAYEWVMFANVYGMSQYSYPEMMTKPYISSSNYILKMSHYQKGEWSEIWDGLYWRFIYKNKDKFSANPRMSLMISLLDRMDQKKLENHIKRADKFLKELNKKD is encoded by the coding sequence ATGATAAAAAACTTAATTATATTACCAAATCAACTTTTTAAAGAAATTGAGACTATGGAAATAGAAAATATTATTCTTTATGAAGCAGAAGAATATTTTTTGAAATATAATTATAATAAGAAAAAACTTTTACTGCATCGTGCATCAATGCAGAATTTTTATGCTCATCTAAAAAATAAAAATAAAGAGATTAGATATTTAAATTATAAAACCGAACTAAAAAAAGCAATTAAAAACTTTGATTCATTGACAATTTTTGATCCAATTAATAAAGGTATAAAAGATAAAATTAGGGAGATTACAGCAGCTGCAGAAATCAAATTGACTATTCTGGAAAGCCCTAATTTTCTCAGTTCAAATAAAATTAATAAAGATTTTTTTAAAGAGAATGATTTTTTTCAGCATAAATATTATCAGATGCAGCGTAAAAGATTAAATATTCTTCTTAATAAAGAAGGAAAACCGGCAGGGGGAAAATGGAGTTTTGATTCTAAAAACAGAAATAAGTTTCCAAAAGATATTGAAATTCCTAAGCTGCCAGAATTCAATAATGATTATCTTAAAGCAGCAAAAAACTATATTGAAGAAAATTTTAATAATAATCCGGGTGATTTAGAAAAATTTTGTTATCCAATTAATCATAAAGAAGCCGAAGAATTGTTAAATGATTTTATTGAAAATAAATTAGAAAACTTTGGCAAATATCAAGATGGATTTGAAAAAGAGATAGTATTTGGATTTCACTCTTTAATTTCTTCAAGTTTAAATATTGGACTTTTAAATCCCAAGCAGGTAGTTGATAAGGTTCTAGATTTCTATAGTGAAAATGAAATACCGCTCGCTTCTGTAGAAGGCTTTATCCGACAAATTATTGGTTGGCGAGAATATGTTAGAGCACTTTATCAATTAGAGTCAGAAAACATGATTAAGAGCAACTTTTTTAAGCATCAACGAAATTTTCCTCCAAAATTTTACCAGGCAGAATCTGGAATTGAAGTTTTAGATGATTCTATTATAAAAGCAGTAAATTATGCTTATTCTCATCATATTGAAAGGCTAATGGTGCTTGGAAATTTCTTTTTACTTTGTGAACTAGATAAAGATCAAGTATTTGAATGGTTTATGGAAATGTATATTGATGCTTATGAATGGGTTATGTTTGCAAATGTTTATGGGATGAGTCAATATTCTTATCCTGAAATGATGACTAAGCCCTATATTTCTTCAAGTAACTACATATTAAAAATGAGTCATTACCAAAAAGGAGAATGGTCAGAAATCTGGGATGGGCTTTATTGGCGCTTTATTTATAAAAATAAGGATAAGTTTTCAGCTAACCCAAGAATGTCATTGATGATTTCTCTTTTAGATAGAATGGATCAAAAAAAATTAGAAAATCACATTAAAAGAGCAGATAAATTTCTGAAAGAATTGAATAAAAAAGATTAA